A window of the Sporichthya brevicatena genome harbors these coding sequences:
- a CDS encoding type IV toxin-antitoxin system AbiEi family antitoxin domain-containing protein produces the protein MDTRHALIFELAATQQHVVSAADVALCGVDDAEVDRLCRRGDWTRLRRGLYHPQPPPSDADVRLRLDCAAAIRALDIKDAAIAHVSAGRLWGAKWRTDPEDDRIWVACDVPKKPRYYPGLRILPAGLPDEHVTLLEGLPVSTPARTAVDLARHLHFEPGLVAVESLRFQHKISDAQLAAVLEECRGWPHIRRARRTIEFSTDLSESPLESDTRLAFLRAMVPPYRQQVEVVDALGVKRRLDFLFGLRAGVETDGRLKYSSPEDLWREKKRQDALLEVGFPLLRLTAADIYGDPRMLNRRIIDHMIRTGDWIEGVGPAHR, from the coding sequence GCTCTGCGGAGTGGACGACGCGGAGGTGGACCGGCTCTGCCGACGCGGGGACTGGACGCGTCTTCGCCGTGGCCTGTACCACCCGCAGCCGCCGCCGAGCGACGCTGACGTGCGGCTCCGGCTCGACTGCGCGGCGGCGATCCGGGCCCTCGACATCAAGGACGCCGCGATCGCGCACGTGTCGGCCGGCCGGCTGTGGGGCGCCAAATGGCGCACCGATCCGGAGGACGATCGGATCTGGGTCGCCTGCGATGTTCCGAAGAAGCCCCGGTACTACCCGGGCCTGCGGATCCTGCCGGCCGGACTCCCGGACGAGCACGTGACGTTGCTCGAGGGTCTGCCGGTCAGCACCCCGGCGCGTACCGCGGTCGACCTCGCGCGGCATCTGCACTTCGAGCCGGGCCTCGTCGCGGTCGAGTCGCTGCGGTTCCAGCACAAGATCAGCGACGCCCAGCTGGCGGCGGTGCTCGAGGAGTGTCGCGGGTGGCCCCACATCCGGCGGGCTCGTCGGACCATCGAGTTCTCCACCGACCTCTCGGAGTCCCCGCTCGAGTCGGACACTCGCCTCGCCTTCCTGCGAGCGATGGTGCCGCCCTACCGCCAGCAGGTGGAGGTCGTGGACGCCCTCGGGGTGAAGCGGCGCCTCGACTTCCTGTTTGGCCTTCGCGCCGGGGTGGAGACGGACGGGCGCCTCAAGTACTCCTCGCCGGAGGATCTGTGGCGCGAGAAGAAGCGCCAGGACGCCCTTCTCGAGGTCGGGTTCCCGCTCCTTCGCCTGACCGCGGCCGACATCTACGGCGACCCGCGGATGCTCAACCGGCGGATCATCGATCACATGATTCGCACCGGCGACTGGATCGAGGGCGTCGGACCCGCTCATCGCTGA